The proteins below come from a single Stomoxys calcitrans chromosome 1, idStoCalc2.1, whole genome shotgun sequence genomic window:
- the LOC131997812 gene encoding uncharacterized protein LOC131997812, which produces MRSRRSCLNRCFPPPVKPFVNLFCLSGVLLHHLSLSASPVKKIKLEIDNEETECGAGKEGEARTRAVRNGKGSNNGPSSPNVRSDTPASDVSVSNLTKKFGSRTVTPSTSLCVPFPTPSPSISLHASDFSDSESTISTSVTENDFPDSVSTISTLVTAREAPPVLQQPQPNMHSDEDLWCNWDSWQPVSQYHRHNWLPYSVTYSRGLPTSITYRRQNINYQWCRPGCTPRTPSYIRHNSSLRFRLTPPRY; this is translated from the exons TCCTGTCTCAACAGGTGTTTCCCACCACCCGTGAAGCCTTTCGTGAATTTATTCTGTCTGTCAGGGGTGCTACTGCATCACCTGTCACTATCTGCATCAcctgtcaaaaaaataaaactagaaATCGATAATGAAGAAACCGAATGCGGCGCCGGAAAAGAAGGCGAAGCGAGAACCCGTGCGGTCCGTAATGGAAAAGGGTCCAATAATGGTCCTAG TAGTCCAAATGTCCGGTCGGACACACCCGCTTCGGATGTATCTGTGAGCAATCTGACAAAAAAGTTTGGATCTCGTACGGTTACTCCGTCCACTAGTCTATGTGTTCCCTTTCCAACACCCAG TCCATCGATTAGTCTACATGCAAGTGACTTTTCCGACTCAGAGTCCACCATCTCTACGTCCGTAACTGAAAATGACTTCCCCGATTCAGTGTCTACCATTTCCACACTCGTAACCGCAAGAGAGGCTCCGCCTGTCCTCCAGCAACCGCAACCGAATATGCACAGCGATGAGGACCTCTGGTGTAACTGGGATTCCTGGCAGCCCGTCTCTCAATATCATCGTCACAACTGGCTGCCTTATAGTGTCACCTATTCCCGGGGTTTGCCCACCAGTATTACCTATCGTCGTCAAAATATAAATTATCAGTGGTGTCGTCCCGGCTGTACACCTCGTACGCCCTCATATATACGTCATAATTCTTCTCTTCGTTTCAGACTAACGCCACCACGTTATTAA